The stretch of DNA GTACTGTACGTTGCGCCAGAGGAAAAATTTCCACGTACAcaaaaaaaccgtaattttatgTGTGCAAAAACAAGCCACACAACATCATTGAGTTTTCAgccaaaactgccatttttatttatcgttccATGGAACAAGACAAAAACTGCGCCCTCTAtaaattaaagtagaagttaagaattaaagtagaagttattaattaaaatagaagtaataaaaataaaatagaaccaAACATTCTCCCCGCCCTGTCAAGAGTCATTCTTGACAGTCAACTGGTAACAGTACCAGTTTCGAGATGGATCGCCTGAACAGTCCACAGTTCGTTTTAATGTCCACCACGCGTGTCTTAAAATCAGCTCCAGGATGTACAGCTACAACTCGTCCCATAGTCCAAGATCCAGCGGGACCACTGTCCTTAAGAAGAACTATATTCCCTTCTCTTACATTTGGCTGTGGCATTCGCCATTTGACCCGCGACTGTAGAGTTGATAAGTAGTCTCTTTTCCAGGATTTCCAAATTCCATTTCTCATGGACTGCACTAAATTCCATCTGGAAGAATAAGAAAGATTATTTACCGGAATATCATCAAGGGAACTAAGAAGAACATCTCCTATAAGAAAATGAGATGGCGTCAGGACTTGAACTTCCAAGCTACTGTCGCTAGTAGCAACTAGTGGACGGGAGTTGAGGCATGCTTCAATTGGGGTCAATAAATTGGTTATCTCTTCAAAAGTTAATACTGTTTCGCCAATGActcttttcaaatgaaatttcatttccCAAAGCCCGCCAAAGTGCGGAGAAGCAGGTggattaaaatgaaattcaatgttGGACTGAGATAAGAAAAAAGCAATGTCCTCATTTTCATTCACAGATAATAAGAACTTCTGAATGTCGTTGAGCTTCCGTTCAGCTCCAACAAAATTTCGACCATTGTCACAAAATATATGGCGCGGTGCTCCACGACGGGAACTAAATCTTCGTAATGCTGCTATGAAATTATCTGCGGACAAATCACTTGCTGCTTCTAAATGGACGGCTTTTGTTGCAAGACACACAAAAATTGCAACATATCCCTTTGTAGTTTTTGATCCTCTTcctttattaaatttcaaagcaaaaggACCTGCGTAGTCGATTCCCGTGTTTGAGAAGGGAAGCGCAGGTGTAACCCTTGCTTCGGGCAGATCTCCCATTATTTGAGTAGTTTTTGCTTGCCTATACCGTGTACAAGTAATGTAAttgttaataattttcttaacgaGTTTTTTGCAATTGATGATCCAAAAtctttgtctgagaatatttGTTAGCAGTGTTTGTCCAGCATGAAGGTGAATCAAATGATATTGCCGAATTAGAAGGCTACTAATTTTGTGATCCGCAGGTAATATCCAAGGATGCTTTGCATCAAACGGCAGCAATGACTTTTGCAATCTTCCGCCCACCCGTAATGCATCATTTTCATCAATGAAAGGATTTAATGGGAGTAGTTGGCTTTTAGTTGAAATAGCTTTGTTATTTCTTAATAAGTGCAGTTCCTTAGAAAATGATGAACTTTGaacaaacaaaacaatttttaacataGCCATATTTCTTTCAACAGAAGTTATGGGAATACAAGTTGCAGGATTCAACCttaagttatttttcttacacCTATTAATAAATCTCAAACAGTAAGCTACAATACCAACTATTttagataaagaagaaaaactatcaaacagtttttcaaagaaattctttGTTTTCTGATAAATTGCAATTTAATACTTTAAGCTTTTTTTCCGCTAGtgtgtttttgttttcttgcaccTGAATGGCTTCAGGCCAATCCTTTGAATCTTTGAGTAGCCAAGGTGGGCCGTTCCACCACAAATTGCAATCAATTAACAAATTAGCATTTAGTCCGCGTGAGGCAATATCTGCCAGGTTCTCTTTTGATTTCACGTAGCCCAAACTTTTGAAtggaattatttccaaaatttcagaTGTTCTATTAGCTACGAACTGTTTCCATTTACGGGGATGGCTAGCTAACCACGCTAGAACTACTGTAGAATCAGTccaagcaaaaatttctatttcaaaatcTCTCAATGCAACTTGAACAGACTGCAGAAGACGCGCTAATAATCTTGCAGCATTCAATTCCAAACGTGGGATTGAAATTTGTTTAATAGGACAAACTTTTGTTTTTGCAACCATCAAACTGGATTTTCTTGAACCGTCTGCTGTGGTTTGCACCGTATATATTGCAGCCGCATACGCTAATTCCGACGCATCGGAAAACCCATGAATTTGAATTAGTTTATGCGTATTTAACCACCTtggaatatttattaaattaacagatgataaattttcttgaaattttttccaattCTTTTGTAACTCATTTGGCAGAGCTGAATCCCAATCTAAATTATGTAAccacaatttttgataaaatattttaattattacagTACAAGGAGATAAAAGTCCTAATGGATCAAATATCTTTGCAGATTCTGAGAGAATGTGTCTTTTTGTTACTGAATGCTCTTCACGAAAGGCAATTTTAAACGTGAAGCAATCCAAATTCGAGTCCCAATAAAGTCCTAAAACTTTTGATTCCTTACTTGGCAGAATTCGAACCTCTGCTAAATTTCTCGAATCAGACTCAATGTGATTCAAAATTTCTTCCGCGTTTGATCTCCATTTTCTGAGATGAAAACTATGTGAACCTAGTAATTCAGACAGCTCAGAACAAATTTTAATACCTTCACTTATATTATTTACACCCGATAACAAATCATCCATGTAAAAgtcatttaaaataactttcgaaAGAAGTGGATTTTCTGTTTCGCAGTTCATTTCTATTTGTTGCAGCACTCTGGTTGCCAAAAATGGGGCCGATGCAGTTCCGTATGTTAAAGTACGCAATTTAAATTCCTGCATTTGAGACTTTGAACTGTTTCTCCATAGTATGAGCAGATAGTTTTGGTCTTCCTCAGATACCCACACCTGTCTATACATTTTAGCAATGTCTGCAGTAAAAGCAAACTCATACATGCGAAAgttcaacaaaattgaaaataagtctTTATGAACGATTGGACCAACACCCAAAACAGAATTTAATGAGACCGATGTCGAAGTTTTACTTGACGCATCGAAAACCACCCTTAGCTGAGTCAATAGGTCCAGGCTATTGGAACCGAGGATCCGCTAAATCAATACCTTTTAAATAACTTAAGTTACTAGTATCCAATTGTTCCGACGGTAAGTTCGCTGTCAATTTATTTAGAACAAATGCCTGAACGTTCAATTTAGGGGCCTTTTCTTGGGTTTTCGAATGAATAGTTAAATTTACTACGCCTCGAGTTGTGTCCGTTTTGCTTCCTCCTATGCCGTTTATTGAGATtctagcattttttctttttaaatttaatctttgtAAACAACTTTCCGAAATAAAAGAGGCCATAGATCCAGAGTCGAGCAAAATACGACAGTCTTGAGCCTGTCCTGACGAATCATTAATTTTTACAACTGCCGTAGGCAGCAAAGCACTACCCGAATGTTCATTTGTATTGACCGAAAGGTTTGAATTCCCAGTTTCCTCTACAGAGTCTTTATTACTGCTTGAGGAAACTTGCAACGAATTTTTAGAACTCTCATGTAATAATGTATTGTGTTTCTGTTTACAAATACGACATAGAAAATTACTAGTGCAATTTTTAGCATTATGCTGCTTGAAACACACGAAGCATAAACCACTTTTATACACAAAACTTCTTCTAGATTCAACATCCAtcaatttaaatttcatacaattgtgtaaaccatgccccccattacATTTAGGAcacatttgctttaaattattaattaaatttgctTTGACAACTTTATCcggtttcaaaaccaatttcttattattttcttcatcACATACTTCTAATGATGAACATCTTTCATTCAAAAACTGAATAAATTCTTCATACTTAGGGAATTCCTTATCACAAGTCTTTTGCGACCAAATTTGACGCGTTTCACAATCCAACTtttgcaaaagcaagtatataagTCATGGATCGCGTAACGTTGCTTCATTATGCAATGACTTTAAACCCCTAATTACCTCATCAGAGGTATCTGCCAATTGTCGTAAATTACAACCATTTACTTTAATAATATTAGGCTGCtcaataaatgttttcaataaagAATTAACTATCTGTTTCTTTTTATCATatctattaagcaatttttgccATGCTTCATCATAACCATTTTCACATACCGGAATATGCTTAATTATAGCAGCTGGCTCTTCTAATAAACCTTTCAAATACTGAAATTTCTGTACTTTGCTTAAAGATTCATTACCATGTACTGTTGAAACATATAAATCTTTGAAATTGAGCCAGTCTGTATAATTACCATTAAACGATGGAATATTAAGCCGTGGCAATTCAAAATCACCCTTAATAGAATGCACTGGATTAATATTCGTAGaaataacattttcattaataacaatttcatccaacaaattttgcaatttgacTCTTTTATCGAAATACAGTTCCGTAAATTCTTCAATTTCCGAATCTTTTTCAGGCAAAAGCCCATCatatttatcaaaatctttaaacGCTTCTTCTCCTTTTTCCAATCTAATAAGAATATCATTTTTAGATAACACAGATTGCAATGAATTGCGAATTCCGGTTAATGAGGCTTTAGCTCGCTCACGGAGCTTTTTTGCTTCTGTATCTTCCATACCAAAGTCAGCGGCTTTTTCTAATTccataaaaattcaagaaaagattATACTTatctttccaattttttttcaga from Uloborus diversus isolate 005 chromosome 5, Udiv.v.3.1, whole genome shotgun sequence encodes:
- the LOC129223035 gene encoding uncharacterized protein LOC129223035, which produces MAMLKIVLFVQSSSFSKELHLLRNNKAISTKSQLLPLNPFIDENDALRVGGRLQKSLLPFDAKHPWILPADHKISSLLIRQYHLIHLHAGQTLLTNILRQRFWIINCKKLVKKIINNYITCTRYRQAKTTQIMGDLPEARVTPALPFSNTGIDYAGPFALKFNKGRGSKTTKGYVAIFVCLATKAVHLEAASDLSADNFIAALRRFSSRRGAPRHIFCDNGRNFVGAERKLNDIQKFLLSVNENEDIAFFLSQSNIEFHFNPPASPHFGGLWEMKFHLKRVIGETVLTFEEITNLLTPIEACLNSRPLVATSDSSLEVQVLTPSHFLIGDVLLSSLDDIPVNNLSYSSRWNLVQSMRNGIWKSWKRDYLSTLQSRVKWRMPQPNVREGNIVLLKDSGPAGSWTMGRVVAVHPGADFKTRVVDIKTNCGLFRRSISKLVLLPVDCQE
- the LOC129223036 gene encoding uncharacterized protein LOC129223036 — its product is MYEFAFTADIAKMYRQVWVSEEDQNYLLILWRNSSKSQMQEFKLRTLTYGTASAPFLATRVLQQIEMNCETENPLLSKVILNDFYMDDLLSGVNNISEGIKICSELSELLGSHSFHLRKWRSNAEEILNHIESDSRNLAEVRILPSKESKVLGLYWDSNLDCFTFKIAFREEHSVTKRHILSESAKIFDPLGLLSPCTVIIKIFYQKLWWLNTHKLIQIHGFSDASELAYAAAIYTVQTTADGSRKSSLMVAKTKVCPIKQISIPRLELNAARLLARLLQSVQVALRDFEIEIFAWTDSTVVLAWLASHPRKWKQFVANRTSEILEIIPFKSLGYVKSKENLADIASRGLNANLLIDCNLWWNGPPWLLKDSKDWPEAIQVQENKNTLAEKKLKVLNCNLSENKEFL
- the LOC129223037 gene encoding uncharacterized protein LOC129223037 yields the protein MELEKAADFGMEDTEAKKLRERAKASLTGIRNSLQSVLSKNDILIRLEKGEEAFKDFDKYDGLLPEKDSEIEEFTELYFDKRGDFELPRLNIPSFNGNYTDWLNFKDLYVSTVHGNESLSKVQKFQYLKGLLEEPAAIIKHIPVCENGYDEAWQKLLNRYDKKKQIVNSLLKTFIEQPNIIKVNGCNLRQLADTSDEFLNERCSSLEVCDEENNKKLVLKPDKVVKANLINNLKQMCPKCNGGHGLHNCMKFKLMDVESRRSFVYKSGLCFVCFKQHNAKNCTSNFLCRICKQKHNTLLHESSKNSLQVSSSSNKDSVEETGNSNLSVNTNEHSGSALLPTAVVKINDSSGQAQDCRILLDSGSMASFISESCLQRLNLKRKNARISINGIGGSKTDTTRGVVNLTIHSKTQEKAPKLNVQAFVLNKLTANLPSEQLDTSNLSYLKGIDLADPRFQ